One Cyprinus carpio isolate SPL01 chromosome A16, ASM1834038v1, whole genome shotgun sequence genomic region harbors:
- the LOC109108755 gene encoding chromobox protein homolog 3-like, with protein sequence MRKKQNVKNRKAEETTVVQEFAVEKIIRRRVNDGKVEYYLKWKGFTDAENTWEPEDNLDCPELIEEFLRNLTVSGETEQEECQSLDHEVQPKQELTELDADTAHQQPQEELIERRNEEVNDHNAEIPAGQSSNPEPDCIIGCTDRQGELMFLIKWKNTDEVALLSAGETSKRWPEMVIRFYEDKLTWHGEDEQ encoded by the exons ATGAGGAAAAAGCAGAATGTGAAAAACAGGAAGGCAGAAGAGACAACGGTTGTCCAAGAGTTTGCAGTGGAAAAAATAATCCGCAGAAGAGTCAACGATGGAAAAGTTGAATACTATCTCAAATGGAAAGGCTTCACAGA TGCAGAGAATACCTGGGAGCCAGAGGACAACCTGGACTGTCCTGAGCTGATAGAGGAGTTTCTCAGAAACCTCACTGTCTCAGGAGAGACAGAGCAAGAGGAGTGTCAGTCCCTAGACCATGAGGTCCAGCCCAAGCAAGAGTTAACTGAACTGGATGCTGATACG GCTCACCAGCAGCCTCAGGAGGAGCTCATTGAGAGGCGTAATGAAGAGGTTAATGATCACAACGCTGAGATCCCAGCAGGCCAATCCAGCAACCCTGAACCAGACTGCATCATCGGATGTACAGACCGACAAGGAGAGCTCATGTTCCTCATCAAGTG GAAAAACACAGATGAGGTAGCTTTACTGTCAGCCGGGGAGACCAGTAAAAGGTGGCCCGAGATGGTAATTCGCTTTTACGAGGACAAGCTGACCTGGCACGGAGAAGACGAGCAGTGA
- the LOC109109707 gene encoding sorting nexin-10B, whose translation MRMVFSTILGLMQEFTGVWVRDPRIQKEDFWHAYMDYEICIHTNSLAFTKKSSCVRRRYSEFVWLRKKLQENAMLVTHLPKLPPKNPFFSLNNAREIGARMEGLRKFLEEVVHSPVLLSDSCLHLFLQSQLSVKKIEACAEGRSRYTVSEAIHSFGSGNKRFESLSEENMEEEEDMHRESE comes from the exons ATGCGTATGGTCTTTTCCACCATTCTTGGACTTATGCAGGAATTCACTGGCGTGTGGGTGAGGGATCCTCGCATCCAGAAAGAGGATTTCTGGCATGCCTATATGGATTATGAAATCTGTATACAT ACAAACAGTTTGGCCTTCACTAAGAAGAGTTCCTGTGTGCGGCGGAGATACAGTGAATTTGTTTGGCTAAGAAAAAAGCTACAGGAAAATGCCATGCTCGT AACACATCTACCTAAGCTTCCTCCAAAAAACCCGTTCTTCAGTCTCAACAATGCCAGAGAGATTGGAGCCCGGATGGAAGGGCTCAGGAAATTTCTAGAAGA GGTGGTTCACAGCCCGGTGCTGCTTTCGGACAGTTGCTTACATCTCTTCCTACAGTCCCAACTAAGTGTGAAAAAAATCGAGGCCTGTGCTGAAGGCCGAAGTCGCTACACTGTGTCTGAGGCCATTCACAGTTTTGGCTCAGGAAACAAACGCTTTGAATCTCTGTCTGAAGAGAacatggaagaagaagaagatatgCACCGTGAATCCGAGTGA